In Deltaproteobacteria bacterium, the following are encoded in one genomic region:
- the gmk gene encoding guanylate kinase, which translates to MPDDIDTSVFTFTRRGVLFILSAPSGAGKTTLSRRILERLPDLRVSVSYTTRKPRAGEQDGHDYHFVDNARFHQLRATGAFAEWAQVHGFLYGTPRSPLDEALAGGQDFLLDIDVQGARQVKAAYPEAVSIFVLPPSWEELETRLRSRGTEPAEVIARRLQRAQEETSALGAYDYFLVNDHLDHAVTLLFAIIQAERARVSRHTDSSSPLLTQALRAQSGTGAL; encoded by the coding sequence ATGCCTGACGACATCGACACTTCGGTTTTCACCTTCACGCGGCGCGGCGTCTTGTTCATCCTCTCGGCCCCTTCCGGAGCCGGGAAAACGACGCTTTCCCGGCGGATTCTCGAACGTTTACCAGACCTCCGCGTTTCCGTCTCCTATACGACGCGGAAGCCACGCGCTGGCGAGCAGGACGGCCACGACTACCATTTCGTGGACAATGCCCGGTTTCACCAGCTGCGCGCGACCGGCGCTTTTGCCGAATGGGCACAGGTGCATGGCTTCTTGTATGGCACGCCACGATCCCCGCTCGATGAGGCACTGGCAGGTGGGCAAGATTTTCTCCTCGACATCGACGTCCAGGGCGCGCGCCAAGTGAAGGCGGCGTATCCCGAGGCAGTGTCCATTTTCGTGCTCCCACCGTCCTGGGAAGAGTTGGAAACCCGTCTCCGATCACGCGGGACAGAACCGGCAGAGGTCATCGCCCGCCGCCTCCAACGCGCGCAAGAGGAAACTTCGGCGTTGGGCGCGTACGATTATTTCCTTGTGAACGATCACCTCGACCACGCCGTGACGCTCCTCTTCGCCATCATCCAGGCGGAACGTGCCCGTGTCTCTCGCCACACGGATTCTTCTTCCCCTTTGCTTACCCAAGCGCTCCGCGCTCAGTCAGGAACAGGCGCACTATGA
- a CDS encoding YicC family protein: protein MKSMTGYGSGAATFPGGRVTVELRAVNHRFLEIKMPLPREFLPWEGEFRELIATTLQRGRVDMTLTRADKAARAYSVEPNLELARAYHTALERLSSTLDLKGNSELSFLTTRQDLFQVIEQPYDIADEITAAKAALAGAVTAIERQRRKEGKFLQQDFRARLAALEKNRRAILERSRVAQDAGRQRLHERVAALLQGLGIEQSRVLQEIVALTQKSDITEEVVRLHSHLKALGDLVRSPEPVGKRFEFLLQEVQREINTIGAKSDDVAIRHTVVDAKEEVEKMREQVQNIE from the coding sequence ATGAAAAGCATGACTGGCTATGGTAGCGGTGCGGCCACTTTTCCCGGGGGAAGAGTGACTGTAGAGCTTCGCGCGGTAAACCACCGCTTTCTTGAAATTAAAATGCCGCTGCCACGGGAATTTCTGCCCTGGGAAGGCGAGTTTCGTGAACTGATAGCAACGACGCTGCAACGCGGACGAGTCGATATGACTCTCACCCGTGCGGACAAAGCAGCGCGCGCGTACTCTGTCGAACCCAATCTCGAGCTGGCACGCGCATATCACACCGCCCTCGAACGTTTATCCAGCACGTTAGATCTCAAGGGCAATAGCGAGCTGTCTTTTCTGACGACCCGCCAAGACCTCTTTCAAGTAATCGAACAACCGTACGACATTGCCGACGAAATCACGGCAGCGAAAGCCGCGCTCGCCGGAGCCGTGACCGCAATCGAACGTCAACGACGGAAAGAAGGCAAGTTTCTTCAGCAGGATTTTCGCGCTCGGCTCGCCGCCCTAGAGAAAAACCGCCGCGCGATCTTGGAACGCAGCCGCGTGGCGCAAGACGCTGGACGGCAACGACTGCACGAACGTGTCGCAGCACTGCTCCAAGGTCTGGGCATCGAACAGAGCCGCGTCTTGCAGGAAATTGTCGCTCTAACACAAAAGAGCGACATTACCGAAGAAGTCGTCCGTCTGCACAGCCACCTCAAAGCGCTCGGCGACTTGGTGCGCTCGCCCGAGCCGGTCGGCAAACGCTTCGAGTTCTTATTGCAAGAAGTGCAACGAGAAATTAACACCATCGGAGCCAAGTCGGATGATGTCGCGATACGCCATACCGTCGTGGACGCCAAAGAAGAAGTAGAAAAAATGCGAGAACAGGTGCAGAATATAGAGTGA
- the rfaE1 gene encoding D-glycero-beta-D-manno-heptose-7-phosphate kinase, whose translation MRSRIALTHLVSRFARVRVLVIGDLMLDHYIWGRVQRISPEAPIPIVQVTRESVHPGGAANVVANIRALGGQVTTCGVVGKDAAGKRLREEIVALGASSAGMLTTQSTQTTSKTRIIAHHQQVVRLDREQEDLDPRVSTRLHAFIRRHIDQFDVVVVSDYGKGAIDVALLSLLAELRQQHGFLYLIDPKQRNFTYYQGASLVKPNLSEAALATGMALGSQPNLHKAGTHLLDLWQTEAVLVSRGEEGMSLFRRGTHPRHFPATAREVFDVTGAGDTVLAVCALALGAGATLEEATILANHAAGVVVGKVGTATVHPHELKAVLSEKNPP comes from the coding sequence GTGAGGTCTCGCATCGCTCTCACTCATCTCGTGAGCCGTTTCGCTCGCGTCCGCGTCCTCGTGATCGGCGACCTCATGCTCGATCATTACATTTGGGGTCGCGTACAGCGTATCTCTCCAGAAGCGCCGATCCCCATCGTCCAAGTCACCAGAGAAAGCGTCCATCCAGGCGGCGCGGCGAATGTCGTCGCCAATATCCGCGCTCTCGGGGGCCAAGTGACCACATGTGGCGTGGTCGGAAAAGACGCAGCAGGAAAACGCTTACGAGAGGAAATCGTGGCGCTCGGTGCCAGCTCAGCTGGCATGCTGACGACGCAATCGACACAGACGACGAGTAAGACCCGCATCATCGCCCATCATCAACAAGTGGTCAGGCTTGATCGCGAACAAGAGGATCTCGATCCCCGCGTCAGTACCCGGCTCCATGCTTTCATTCGCCGCCACATCGACCAATTCGATGTGGTGGTTGTGTCAGACTATGGCAAAGGCGCAATCGATGTCGCGCTCCTCTCGTTGTTAGCCGAACTCCGCCAACAGCACGGGTTCCTCTACCTCATCGACCCGAAGCAACGCAATTTCACCTATTACCAAGGCGCAAGCCTCGTCAAGCCAAACCTATCGGAAGCCGCGCTCGCCACTGGGATGGCGCTAGGGAGCCAGCCGAACCTGCACAAAGCCGGGACTCATCTGCTCGACCTGTGGCAAACAGAAGCCGTCCTGGTTTCACGAGGAGAAGAGGGCATGAGCCTGTTCAGGAGAGGAACGCATCCCCGCCATTTTCCAGCCACAGCGAGGGAAGTCTTCGATGTCACCGGTGCCGGCGATACGGTCCTAGCCGTGTGTGCTTTGGCGCTCGGTGCCGGAGCGACGTTGGAAGAAGCCACCATTTTGGCGAATCACGCGGCGGGCGTGGTCGTCGGTAAAGTTGGCACCGCAACCGTGCATCCGCACGAATTGAAAGCGGTGCTATCGGAGAAAAATCCTCCATGA